In the Lepus europaeus isolate LE1 chromosome 18, mLepTim1.pri, whole genome shotgun sequence genome, one interval contains:
- the LOC133777050 gene encoding zinc finger protein ZFP2-like isoform X2: protein MIAFEDLAVFFTWEEWQNMNQAQKILYRDVMLETYSSLFSLGYCMTKPDLIFKLEQGAEPWMGEECPHQSLPVAMKLDELIKTNQKSLEENLNQDVMKNNKTLTSKGVEFRKTLNLSISHIPKLSIKKRNYSGIKPEECSVCHNVYPHCGPDQLQAGEKFDATTVPGNTLQFCEPLNQQHKIQTMEQALEQIGQGKVFKRKNIFYESEKLFMVETCNKPTATIGKTTEILQDFHKKSNLSIHQQSPKRENVYKNIGPVEPVIYQSHVRMNHRPNIEKKSYACKTCGKSFSNKFCHPLHHSTHIVENPHVCNDCGETTHQKSGVIRHQRIHTGLKSYKCNDCGKLFDQKKHLINHQRIHTGKKPYECNDCGKAFGQKSHLINHQRIHTGDKPYECSDCGKAFGQESHLRTHQRIHTGEKPYECSDCGKTFGQKSSLRKHQRIHTGDKPYECGDCGKTFGQKSSLINHQRIHTGEKPYERNDCGNAFSQKSTLTNHQRSHTGEKPYECSDCGKTFGLNSNLRKHQRIHTGDKPYECNGCGKTFAQKPHLINHQRIHTGDKPYECGDCGKTFGQKSSLINHQRIHTGDKPYECNDCGNAFSQKSTLTNHQRSHTGEKPYECSDCGKTFGQKSNLRKHQRSHTRDKRCECNGCGKTFAQKPHLINHQRIHTGDKPYECNDCGKTFGQKSQLKMHQRIHTMEKLINEMTVEKPLVPSLHTEDKSHLVWVDDLSDALLD from the exons atgatagcatttgaagacctggctgtgttcTTTActtgggaggaatggcagaacatgaaccaagctcagaaaatcctgtacagggatgtgatgctggagacctacagcagcctgtTCTCCCTGG ggtACTGCATgaccaaacctgacttgatcttcaagttggagcaaggagcagagccctggATGGGGGAAGAATGCCCACatcagagccttccag tTGCCATGAAACTGGATGAACTGATTAAGACCAACCAGAAAAGTCTGGAGGAAAATCTGAATCAGgatgttatgaaaaataataagacaTTAACTTCCAAGGGAGTTGAATTCAGAAAAACACTTAATTTAAGTATAAGCCATATTCCAAAACTGAGTATCAAAAAGAGAAACTATTCAGGAATAAAACCTGAAGAATGCAGTGTATGTCACAATGTGTATCCCCATTGTGGGCCTGATCAGCTAcaagctggagagaaatttgatgcTACTACGGTACCTGGGAACactctccagttctgtgagcctcTTAATCAACAGCACAAAATTCAGACCATGGAGCAGGCACTTGAACAAATTGGACAAGGGAAAGTcttcaaaaggaagaatatatTCTATGAATCTGAGAAGCTTTTTATGGTAGAAACCTGTAATAAGCCAACTGCCACTATTGGCAAGACAACTGAAATACTACAAGATTTCCATAAAAAGTCTAACCTCAGTATACATCAACAAAGTCCCAAAAGAGAGAACGTTTATAAGAATATTGGGCCTGTGGAACCTGTCATTTACCAATCACATGTTAGAATGAATCATAGACCAAATATAGAGAAGAAATCCTATGCATGTAAAACTTGTGGGAAGTCATTCAGTAATAAATTCTGCCATCCCCTCCATCACAGCACTCATATAGTGGAAAACCCTCATGTGTGTAATGATTGTGGAGAAACCACTCACCAGAAGTCAGGTGTCAttagacatcagagaattcacacagggttgaaatcttataaatgtaatgactgtgggaagTTATTTGACCAGAAGaaacacctcataaatcatcagagaattcacacagggaagaaaccttatgaatgcaatgactgtggaaaagcctttggccagaagtcacacctcataaatcatcagagaattcatacaggtgataagccttatgaatgcagtgactgcggaaaagcctttggccaggaGTCACACCTCAGAacgcatcagagaattcacacaggggagaaaccttatgaatgcagtgactgtggaaaaacctttggccagaagtcaagcctcagaaagcatcagagaattcacacaggggataagccttatgaatgtgGTGACTGcggaaaaacctttggccagaagtcatccctcataaatcatcagagaattcacacaggggagaaaccttatgaacgcaatgactgtggaaatgcCTTTAGCCAGAaatcaacactcacaaatcatcagagaagtcacacaggggagaaaccttatgaatgcagtgactgtggaaaaacctttggcctGAATTCAaacctcagaaagcatcagagaattcacacaggggataagccttatgaatgcaatggctgtggaaaaacctttgccCAGAAGccacacctcataaatcatcagagaattcacacaggggataagccttatgaatgtgGTGACTGcggaaaaacctttggccagaagtcatccctcataaatcatcagagaattcatacaggtgataagccttatgaatgcaatgactgtggaaatgcCTTTAGCCAGAaatcaacactcacaaatcatcagagaagtcacacaggggagaaaccttatgaatgcagtgactgtggaaaaacctttggccagaagtcaaacctcagaaagcatcagagaagtcacacacgGGATAAGCGTTGTGAATGCAATggctgtggaaaaacctttgccCAGAAGccacacctcataaatcatcagagaattcacacaggggataagccttatgaatgcaatgactgtggaaaaacctttggccagaagtcacaactcaaaatgcatcagagaattcacaccatGGAAAAGCTTATAAatgaaatgactgtggaaaagcctttggtcccatccttgcataccgaggataaatcccacttggtctgggtggatgatctttctgatgcattgttagattaa
- the LOC133777050 gene encoding zinc finger protein ZFP2-like isoform X1 — protein sequence MVMIAFEDLAVFFTWEEWQNMNQAQKILYRDVMLETYSSLFSLGYCMTKPDLIFKLEQGAEPWMGEECPHQSLPVAMKLDELIKTNQKSLEENLNQDVMKNNKTLTSKGVEFRKTLNLSISHIPKLSIKKRNYSGIKPEECSVCHNVYPHCGPDQLQAGEKFDATTVPGNTLQFCEPLNQQHKIQTMEQALEQIGQGKVFKRKNIFYESEKLFMVETCNKPTATIGKTTEILQDFHKKSNLSIHQQSPKRENVYKNIGPVEPVIYQSHVRMNHRPNIEKKSYACKTCGKSFSNKFCHPLHHSTHIVENPHVCNDCGETTHQKSGVIRHQRIHTGLKSYKCNDCGKLFDQKKHLINHQRIHTGKKPYECNDCGKAFGQKSHLINHQRIHTGDKPYECSDCGKAFGQESHLRTHQRIHTGEKPYECSDCGKTFGQKSSLRKHQRIHTGDKPYECGDCGKTFGQKSSLINHQRIHTGEKPYERNDCGNAFSQKSTLTNHQRSHTGEKPYECSDCGKTFGLNSNLRKHQRIHTGDKPYECNGCGKTFAQKPHLINHQRIHTGDKPYECGDCGKTFGQKSSLINHQRIHTGDKPYECNDCGNAFSQKSTLTNHQRSHTGEKPYECSDCGKTFGQKSNLRKHQRSHTRDKRCECNGCGKTFAQKPHLINHQRIHTGDKPYECNDCGKTFGQKSQLKMHQRIHTMEKLINEMTVEKPLVPSLHTEDKSHLVWVDDLSDALLD from the exons gtgatgatagcatttgaagacctggctgtgttcTTTActtgggaggaatggcagaacatgaaccaagctcagaaaatcctgtacagggatgtgatgctggagacctacagcagcctgtTCTCCCTGG ggtACTGCATgaccaaacctgacttgatcttcaagttggagcaaggagcagagccctggATGGGGGAAGAATGCCCACatcagagccttccag tTGCCATGAAACTGGATGAACTGATTAAGACCAACCAGAAAAGTCTGGAGGAAAATCTGAATCAGgatgttatgaaaaataataagacaTTAACTTCCAAGGGAGTTGAATTCAGAAAAACACTTAATTTAAGTATAAGCCATATTCCAAAACTGAGTATCAAAAAGAGAAACTATTCAGGAATAAAACCTGAAGAATGCAGTGTATGTCACAATGTGTATCCCCATTGTGGGCCTGATCAGCTAcaagctggagagaaatttgatgcTACTACGGTACCTGGGAACactctccagttctgtgagcctcTTAATCAACAGCACAAAATTCAGACCATGGAGCAGGCACTTGAACAAATTGGACAAGGGAAAGTcttcaaaaggaagaatatatTCTATGAATCTGAGAAGCTTTTTATGGTAGAAACCTGTAATAAGCCAACTGCCACTATTGGCAAGACAACTGAAATACTACAAGATTTCCATAAAAAGTCTAACCTCAGTATACATCAACAAAGTCCCAAAAGAGAGAACGTTTATAAGAATATTGGGCCTGTGGAACCTGTCATTTACCAATCACATGTTAGAATGAATCATAGACCAAATATAGAGAAGAAATCCTATGCATGTAAAACTTGTGGGAAGTCATTCAGTAATAAATTCTGCCATCCCCTCCATCACAGCACTCATATAGTGGAAAACCCTCATGTGTGTAATGATTGTGGAGAAACCACTCACCAGAAGTCAGGTGTCAttagacatcagagaattcacacagggttgaaatcttataaatgtaatgactgtgggaagTTATTTGACCAGAAGaaacacctcataaatcatcagagaattcacacagggaagaaaccttatgaatgcaatgactgtggaaaagcctttggccagaagtcacacctcataaatcatcagagaattcatacaggtgataagccttatgaatgcagtgactgcggaaaagcctttggccaggaGTCACACCTCAGAacgcatcagagaattcacacaggggagaaaccttatgaatgcagtgactgtggaaaaacctttggccagaagtcaagcctcagaaagcatcagagaattcacacaggggataagccttatgaatgtgGTGACTGcggaaaaacctttggccagaagtcatccctcataaatcatcagagaattcacacaggggagaaaccttatgaacgcaatgactgtggaaatgcCTTTAGCCAGAaatcaacactcacaaatcatcagagaagtcacacaggggagaaaccttatgaatgcagtgactgtggaaaaacctttggcctGAATTCAaacctcagaaagcatcagagaattcacacaggggataagccttatgaatgcaatggctgtggaaaaacctttgccCAGAAGccacacctcataaatcatcagagaattcacacaggggataagccttatgaatgtgGTGACTGcggaaaaacctttggccagaagtcatccctcataaatcatcagagaattcatacaggtgataagccttatgaatgcaatgactgtggaaatgcCTTTAGCCAGAaatcaacactcacaaatcatcagagaagtcacacaggggagaaaccttatgaatgcagtgactgtggaaaaacctttggccagaagtcaaacctcagaaagcatcagagaagtcacacacgGGATAAGCGTTGTGAATGCAATggctgtggaaaaacctttgccCAGAAGccacacctcataaatcatcagagaattcacacaggggataagccttatgaatgcaatgactgtggaaaaacctttggccagaagtcacaactcaaaatgcatcagagaattcacaccatGGAAAAGCTTATAAatgaaatgactgtggaaaagcctttggtcccatccttgcataccgaggataaatcccacttggtctgggtggatgatctttctgatgcattgttagattaa
- the LOC133777050 gene encoding zinc finger protein 883-like isoform X3: MEISISVAMKLDELIKTNQKSLEENLNQDVMKNNKTLTSKGVEFRKTLNLSISHIPKLSIKKRNYSGIKPEECSVCHNVYPHCGPDQLQAGEKFDATTVPGNTLQFCEPLNQQHKIQTMEQALEQIGQGKVFKRKNIFYESEKLFMVETCNKPTATIGKTTEILQDFHKKSNLSIHQQSPKRENVYKNIGPVEPVIYQSHVRMNHRPNIEKKSYACKTCGKSFSNKFCHPLHHSTHIVENPHVCNDCGETTHQKSGVIRHQRIHTGLKSYKCNDCGKLFDQKKHLINHQRIHTGKKPYECNDCGKAFGQKSHLINHQRIHTGDKPYECSDCGKAFGQESHLRTHQRIHTGEKPYECSDCGKTFGQKSSLRKHQRIHTGDKPYECGDCGKTFGQKSSLINHQRIHTGEKPYERNDCGNAFSQKSTLTNHQRSHTGEKPYECSDCGKTFGLNSNLRKHQRIHTGDKPYECNGCGKTFAQKPHLINHQRIHTGDKPYECGDCGKTFGQKSSLINHQRIHTGDKPYECNDCGNAFSQKSTLTNHQRSHTGEKPYECSDCGKTFGQKSNLRKHQRSHTRDKRCECNGCGKTFAQKPHLINHQRIHTGDKPYECNDCGKTFGQKSQLKMHQRIHTMEKLINEMTVEKPLVPSLHTEDKSHLVWVDDLSDALLD, from the exons ATGGAGATCAGTATCTCTG tTGCCATGAAACTGGATGAACTGATTAAGACCAACCAGAAAAGTCTGGAGGAAAATCTGAATCAGgatgttatgaaaaataataagacaTTAACTTCCAAGGGAGTTGAATTCAGAAAAACACTTAATTTAAGTATAAGCCATATTCCAAAACTGAGTATCAAAAAGAGAAACTATTCAGGAATAAAACCTGAAGAATGCAGTGTATGTCACAATGTGTATCCCCATTGTGGGCCTGATCAGCTAcaagctggagagaaatttgatgcTACTACGGTACCTGGGAACactctccagttctgtgagcctcTTAATCAACAGCACAAAATTCAGACCATGGAGCAGGCACTTGAACAAATTGGACAAGGGAAAGTcttcaaaaggaagaatatatTCTATGAATCTGAGAAGCTTTTTATGGTAGAAACCTGTAATAAGCCAACTGCCACTATTGGCAAGACAACTGAAATACTACAAGATTTCCATAAAAAGTCTAACCTCAGTATACATCAACAAAGTCCCAAAAGAGAGAACGTTTATAAGAATATTGGGCCTGTGGAACCTGTCATTTACCAATCACATGTTAGAATGAATCATAGACCAAATATAGAGAAGAAATCCTATGCATGTAAAACTTGTGGGAAGTCATTCAGTAATAAATTCTGCCATCCCCTCCATCACAGCACTCATATAGTGGAAAACCCTCATGTGTGTAATGATTGTGGAGAAACCACTCACCAGAAGTCAGGTGTCAttagacatcagagaattcacacagggttgaaatcttataaatgtaatgactgtgggaagTTATTTGACCAGAAGaaacacctcataaatcatcagagaattcacacagggaagaaaccttatgaatgcaatgactgtggaaaagcctttggccagaagtcacacctcataaatcatcagagaattcatacaggtgataagccttatgaatgcagtgactgcggaaaagcctttggccaggaGTCACACCTCAGAacgcatcagagaattcacacaggggagaaaccttatgaatgcagtgactgtggaaaaacctttggccagaagtcaagcctcagaaagcatcagagaattcacacaggggataagccttatgaatgtgGTGACTGcggaaaaacctttggccagaagtcatccctcataaatcatcagagaattcacacaggggagaaaccttatgaacgcaatgactgtggaaatgcCTTTAGCCAGAaatcaacactcacaaatcatcagagaagtcacacaggggagaaaccttatgaatgcagtgactgtggaaaaacctttggcctGAATTCAaacctcagaaagcatcagagaattcacacaggggataagccttatgaatgcaatggctgtggaaaaacctttgccCAGAAGccacacctcataaatcatcagagaattcacacaggggataagccttatgaatgtgGTGACTGcggaaaaacctttggccagaagtcatccctcataaatcatcagagaattcatacaggtgataagccttatgaatgcaatgactgtggaaatgcCTTTAGCCAGAaatcaacactcacaaatcatcagagaagtcacacaggggagaaaccttatgaatgcagtgactgtggaaaaacctttggccagaagtcaaacctcagaaagcatcagagaagtcacacacgGGATAAGCGTTGTGAATGCAATggctgtggaaaaacctttgccCAGAAGccacacctcataaatcatcagagaattcacacaggggataagccttatgaatgcaatgactgtggaaaaacctttggccagaagtcacaactcaaaatgcatcagagaattcacaccatGGAAAAGCTTATAAatgaaatgactgtggaaaagcctttggtcccatccttgcataccgaggataaatcccacttggtctgggtggatgatctttctgatgcattgttagattaa